A stretch of DNA from Candidatus Obscuribacterales bacterium:
ATCGGGTTTCCACGTCCACTTCAAGGCCACCACAGCGATGAGCCTGCTGCAATTTCAGAAGCAACTGCGGCTGCAAGAAGCCCGACGGCTGATGCTGAGTGAGCAGCTTGATGCGGCAGAAGCCGGGAGCCGTGTTGGCTACGATGACGCCTCCCATTTCAGCCGGGAGTACAAGCGTTACTTCGGCGCACCGCCAATGCGCGACGTGGCGCAACTTCGCCGTCTGGTGACGGAATCATGATCACTCCTATCTGCTCAGAATTGGGAATTTCGGCGCTGCTGAATCAGGAGATAAACCGCTAGCCACAGGATCTGAACCTTCATGCAACATATTGCTGGGTGAAACTATCTGGTTGCACCCATTGAACAGAAGTTTCCGGTTCAAGTGGTTACAATTAAAAAACTATCGCTCACCGATACCAGAATATTGAGGCGCAAAAAGATATCTTCGTTGAATGGGACAAATCACGTCATTATTCATTAGAAAAGTTGTTGGAGAAGCCGAAGACGACATCGACAAGAATGCCTTGTTGCGGTCGATTGGTATCGAGCCAGACAACCCCATTGACCCCGCGCAGATGGTGTCTGACACAGCATACTATGCCTTGCTGGAACAGGTTGCGATCGCTGAAAACAATGGCACGACCCTACCATTAAGAGCTGGTGCAGCCATGCGCTGTGATGATTACGGTGCCTTTGGTCTGGCCTGGAAGTCGGCGACTAATCTGCGAGGCTCCTATGAGCGGGCAGAACGCTACGCCCGCTTGTTGACAAGCGTTTCGACCTATGAGGTTGAAATGGTGGATCAGGGAGCATTGATGCATTTACATCGAGCGGGTGAGCGACGCCTGGGTATGCGGCTTTCAAATGAGGCTACGATCGCCAGCATCGTCTCAATCAGTCGACAAGTTTCCACAACGGTGTTCAAACCGCTGGCTGTTTATTTCAAGCATCCAGCGCCCAACGTTATCGAGAATCATGAA
This window harbors:
- a CDS encoding AraC family transcriptional regulator; the encoded protein is MGQITSLFIRKVVGEAEDDIDKNALLRSIGIEPDNPIDPAQMVSDTAYYALLEQVAIAENNGTTLPLRAGAAMRCDDYGAFGLAWKSATNLRGSYERAERYARLLTSVSTYEVEMVDQGALMHLHRAGERRLGMRLSNEATIASIVSISRQVSTTVFKPLAVYFKHPAPNVIENHEVYFGCAVHFDADKDALLVSHESLQTANQLGDESISKFFDTHLEAELSKLADVNSLEQRIRIHVSRCLSEGVPTISDVAGHFSMSGRTLQRRLLDLGYSYQTLVDESGRQLAERLLQQTDYSLAEVAFMTGFSEQSAFTRAFKRWSGQTPRSFRINPQSNSG